tcattaaatcaactgaaatatgaaaataaatcaaaaacctcttaatttcataaaaataaaccttatcgctgctgcggaacccttcatgggcgagtccaactcgcacttggccggtttttatattACCGTGTTCATGTAATGTGATGAGTGTACTCACAGTGCTAATAACGTATGAAGACAGAATTCCGGAAATATATGTTATATATTCCTGTCATAAGTTCCGTCCTTTGCGTGGCACCTGATCAATAAAATAAGCCACGTGTGTCATGTGTGGGTGTAAGcgcttaatattatgtgttctCGATTTTCGGCTGATAAactttaacaaattattttgaCCGAcattcaaaatggaggaggtgttatcttcgtttttttatgttcaacgattactccgtcatttgtaaaccgattttcaaaatgtttcttttggtgtataggttatcatcccaatttggtattatattcataaaagtggtgacttgatgaagggatccataagtagTCGAGGGAacacctcaaaatttatatgtggtgacttcggtttcgtgagcagtattctaagcatatgctaccaacaagtaagattttgcaccaatgtataccatggttcggaaagTGCTGAGAGCACTCCTGACTTTTtaaagatacaagtttgggagtttcgacgttgttttaagaacattcattcaaattgaaaattacattcatcattatcatcatcgtcatcactaccataaactaTTATAGCACCTATCTTCCCGTTttaaccctattattggtacttttcatagttttttattatgtatcacttaaaccgcggggaACAGCTAGTTATAGATAAGCGCACTCATCAATAGCCGACTATGTTAACAATTTGTGGCATCGTTTTACAAAAACAGTGAACCTAGTAAATGTGGATACAGAAATTAATGTTGGTCGTCCTCATAATACTTACTTTGCATTATAATGACGTGTGGCTATTAGTTGCATTGTTGGAAACTAGCGACAATATGTCTGCTAATCACATTTAGTTTACAAATTATTGGACACCTCAGTGACCCAGTGATTTAGAGCGTAGTCTCTTAGCCCGGAGATCgtcgttatttattttttattcctgCTTTGGAAAAATAcattgtttcaagtttagaGACAACGCAGGCTTGTCAATcaattgtctgacaagataattatcaattattattcgGAAGGAAATGTAAAAAGTCGTATCAGTCATTTGGTCCAATGGATTATGAGAGTCAAGACAGATCGTGTCTATGTACtgcacacttaggcactataaaaatactgGTGTACCAGTTTTTTTATATGAGCTTTCAATGGCTACCATCTATATTATAACCGATGTACAGGTGGCATTATAATAGTACAAAATATAACGCTTTTTAGAATAGTTTTTCACGtgttatagtataaaaataacgtaacatactacgaataataaaaactaaggaaaagctcaggtggccttgagcggtatcaggctgacgttacatgacactTCGAAatgaaccaaatttaaaacgataatagtatgggagtcacgtttccttagtttttattattcgtaggattacCTGTATGATACTGCCCAAACGTTTTCGTTTTTTGAACCAATTTTTCAACAAACGTTATTTCAAGGTATCATGGGTGCGTCACCGCGACATACACTTGTTGACGGTGGGCCGCTACACCTACACCTCGGACCAGCGGTTCGAGGCGCAGCACAAGCCGCGCTCTGAGGAGTGGGCGCTTCGGATACGGAGCCCGCAGCGCCGGGACTCCGGACAGTACGAGTGCCAGATATCCACTACACCGCCTGTGGGACACGCAGTTTTTCTGAGTATTGTTGGTACGTACGTAAGTAATATGAAGAGTGAGAAATTAGTAAAGTGGAATGTAGAGAAGCTTGGTGAGGgttaaatgtactatcagagaagttgattcctatgcaaatcggggacctaagtagtttggttgcgttacgtcaagcccagctgacagatcacaattaacattgaattgacatattcgaccaaataacgttggtctgtcaattgcataggaatcaacttcctcaatggtacaaatgatatctatctatatatatataaaactcaaaggtgactgattgacatggtgatctatcaacgcacagcccaaaccactggaccgatcgggctgaaatttggcatgcaggtagatattatgacgcaggcatccgctaagaaggattttgatcaattccacctccaaggggttaaaataggggatgaaagtttgtatataataatacttcttaacgcgagcgaagccgcgggcaaaagctcgttgattacaaaattgtgatttttactATGGGCAAATACCAACGTTTATGGGACGAAAGACTAATTTACTCAAGAAAGCTACGAAACagacataaaaaaatcattagtGATAAAAAAATCGTTGTTACCTACGACAAAAAGTAGCGTATGTGTTTAGCACTATATCCTACTTAATATGTGTATGTGGAATCAACAAGATACAGGTCGACATAAAGAATCAAATAAATCCTCGTCGCAAGTCTTCTGATTATGAAAATTAAGGTTAGACGTGAGAGTTGAAGTAAGTTCATTTTGAAAGAGGTGCTCGTTTGAtgatgattgtttttttttttttatgatataagggggcaaacgagcaaacgggtcacctgatggaaagcaaattccgtcgcccatagacactcgcagcatcagaagagctgcaggtgcgttgccggccttttaatagggaatagggaaatatgagagggtagggaagggaagggaataggggagggtatggaagggaatagggtaggggattgggcctccggtaaactcactcactcggcgaaacacagcgcaagcgctgtttcacgccggttttctgtgaggacgtggtatttctccggtcgagccggcccattcgtgccgaagcatggctcttccacgtacaAAATTGTGATAGCATAATGTGATAGCGTGCGATGATATGTAAGTTATATTGCATACGTGAATGTTCGAGTTTATGTCTCCCTCAGGTGTTGTATTGTATCTGTGGGTGTGGTTATACAATACGTAATATCAATGCTCCTCACTTGTAATATCAGCGGCAGCTCCGATTCAAACATGACATTGGAGTGAGTCAAAcgattcatatattttttttttatgaaataagggggcaaacgagcaaacgggtcacctgatggaaagcaacttccgtcgcccatggacactcgctgcatcacaagagctgcaggtgcattaccggcctttcaagagggaatagggtaatagggaagggtagggatgggaagggaagggaatagaggagggtaggaagggaatgggattgggcctccggtaaactcactcactcggcgaaacacagcgcaagcactgtttcacgctggttttctgtgagaacgtggtatttctccggcacattcgtgccgaagcatggctctcccacgtataaatataaatatcataTCTGTTAAAACTTCAACTTCTGAACGAAAACTAATACCTAATATTGTGatagaaatacatttttttattacattatcatattttatatttttaaatgcctaagacccagtttcatcaagcaatgttaaataaataacgacttgttaaatcagttaacggcctgttagagctatcgagcgttccaccatacgctaatgtcatgtcaaatcgcctaacacggtgctaaattttaattcctgctagggaggtccgttaaatatataacaggccgttataatagtcaaaacaacaactttttaaagacaatatccaatatcaataaaagaatctgttttgattttgagtgttgccgccatgtttcgccacatccttacatattatttattatttttcatgttatgcataattatttattttcattttgtcaaaaattcagccctcggattttccttgacattgcaaatacactgacttgtatcaaaattaccaagccgaaataagtaaataaaagtttgtatcatgattcatgttttcagctttgacagatcataattattaacctggtaaattaaaaagaactattgtagtgtaacaaatgtatgcgatcagtgatattttaatttggtcgcattatctaccagatgacgtattatacgaataaggtaagaatgacacattgcagttaacatgtcgtattaaacttgtacattgcaatttcgtcgccttataacaagaacgaacgaattgaatgttattcactcgttgttcacttaacgttGCATTTAccaatccgctgttaaatttttactgtgggacataagtattttaacagtctgtttaattttccaaggtccgttaagtaatgccttgttaggatttaacaaacagaggttggtgaaattgggtcttagggtctatacagacggaccgcatttcaactgcaatccaaccgcaaattgcattttaagtgcagtttggatgcagttgacacgactgtaATAGagctgcaaaccaaacgcgcagtcggattgcagttggcgtgcagtcgtgtgaactgcataccactgcatccaaactgcaccatCCCACCCGCCCGCACGCTCCGCTGTTTttgctactgattccatgcgcgggattctattgcagtcgtgtcaactgcattcaaactacacttcaactgcaatttccagttggattgcagttgaaatgcagTCCGTCTGTAATAGACTCAAAATTGTCTTTGTCAGTCAATCTACAATTatctacttaattttaattgtagGATTATGAGTAAAATATCCAACAATTGAACGCCACACCTATGGGGAAATTAAAGCTACTaccaaaagtataaaataagccATGACTTGCGTATCCTGAGTCACTTTTAGAATTATTCAGATATTATCTCTGATATATTCTGATACGCTAATGCAAAATTCATAATTGCAGAACCAGAAACATCAATATCGAGTGGAGCTGAATTATTCATACAGGCGGGATCCACGATCAATCTGACTTGCACGGTCCAGCACACGCCGGAGCCACCGTCATCCATCACGTGGTCTCACGGTGACCAGGTACATCAAAATAACCAACGACAGATAATTAACTTGGCTGATAAATGAGTTCGTGGAAAATTGGAAGTGAAATGTGTAGGTCGTGAATTGAAATTGGCGAGGTGCGGCAAGTTAGTCACATTGCTCCGTTGTGTTGCGGCGTAACggtatttactttttttttaatgaaataagggggcgaacgagcaaacgagtcacctgatggaaagcaacttccgtcgcccatggacactcgcagcatcagaagagctgcaggtgcattactggccttttaagagggaatagggtaataggggagggtggggatgtgaagggaagggaataggggagggtagggaaggtattagggtaggggattggggctccggtaaactcactcactggtttcacgctggttttctgtgagaacgtggtatttctccggtcgagccggcctatactattattatatatatatatatatatatatatatatatatatatatatatatatatatatatatatatatatatatatatatatatatatatatatatatatatatcggaatcggctccaacgattttcatgaaatttgatatataaggggtttcggaggcgataaatcgatctagctaggaatcatttttagaaaatgtcattttattcatgttttattgaataccgagcaaagcttggtcaaacaGCCAGTGTGTTATTATAGCTTATAAGTAATACATAACCGCAACGTAAATGTGGCACACAATGTGTAGGTAATAAGTTACCTACACAATATTGTGAGCCACATTTACGTTGCGGCAACGCAACGAAAGAGCGCAGCGTGTCTTACATCCCCTCACTAATACTCACCAATCACTATACCTCGAGTCCATTGTTTCATGAGAATACCACACACATTGCCAAGAGTTGCGTTGCGACAATGCATCACAACTCGATAGAGCAATTGACTTCcttaagtgcctgatagacgtacgaacttaaaatacgcgggttttaagttcgcgaacttactcggctcgcgtcggtgacacacgagaatcgctgaAACTGGATTACCATTTTGACATTTGATACACGATAATACGCAATAAGAAGGAAATCTATTTATTAATACGcaagccaaaaactttgtatcccttttgacgaaaaatgcagaaattttgcacatttagagtttatatggtgaaggagtgcatcgagctaatattattttgaaaatatgcttttatcgaatttttttaacgaataaaacattacacacactacaatacgcacactcaagaagatgacagatttttgagtgacaaacctattcatacgaattgtactcttttatttatggttgaagtctgttgacaacaagttgacatattgaaaattgaatattttttttttattgaatcttagatactattagataatgcttacacggccagtctgagatcaacgagagttaaaaaaatatggtaaaggaaatatttttttacaaattaaacgtagtaggtagtcctaatgtcgttgaaactatcGAAGAGATCTATagttaaaagaaaaacttgtgTACTCTGTAATTTATATAAACTCAAGTTTTCTTACTAATACCATTGTCGAAGATCTTaatcttattaaatataattgtaaattagCAATGCCTTCGAAATTCGTTTGTAGAAgagaaatattatttcaattacacTAAAACGTGAACGAAATACTCGAAACTTTTCGATAAATTCAATAAATAGAGCATCTACGGCACAATTTGTATCTTTTATTGATCTAGAGCTTCCGATAACCTGATCCTACCCATAGAATTTGCTATTTTTAGATTTTCCTTGCGCAAAAAACTTATGTAGAcgcaaaaacatattataataatattttactgcgAACCGCGCTATTTTAAGTATCTGTCGCATACAttgtacacaaaaaaaaataagataagttTTAGTAGTATTAAAATGGAAGTTTTTTTTGGTTCCGTATACTATGACTTATGTAGAATTTTTAAACAttcaatatataatattataatcattcaattcatattcattcattcaaagtCAAATACTTTATCGTCCTATTCATAAgcgactttaatattaaatattttatttatcaacattcatgaataaaaatatttgaaagcggACAATAGGAGCACTTGAATTTcatacaaaaggtttttttggaAGATATACAATTTTAACTATTGTTCCCATTATATTTGATAGCTTTTTTCTGATGAAAGGGCAGAAAATATTGCTTGTAAATTACATACTGAGTGCTGAGTGATCCGATTTGTtatttctatatattataagtactcaaaaatatattatattaatataaatcataataaactAGCTTAAAGCCGAactttgactgactgatgataaaacaaggcctttacatccgttgtggatgattaaatcatccacaacggaagTAAAGGCCTTGTTTTACTACCTGCCTGTTTTACTAACTGCCTACTTCGCTCCGAAAATATtgtatacattttatataatattttcagagcgaagtaaccactcctcaattaaaactgtagtgcctgggacaaaaTGTTCAAATGtctgtatggttgcccaagcacatacgacaTTCTCACAACACAGTCGGCCTAGTCTAGAGGAAAGagctagtcaatacgtctgggatcaACTaggtgcgggtttcctcacgatgtttttcttcaccgtaggcgtgatagtttttccgtaaagtgtaccacagaatgtacaggttgtgggatatactagggctcgctgcGCTCGCCTTGATaacattgttattatattataatatttataataaaaaaaatatatatttttttaaacatcttAATACTTTTCATTGGGTCGACAATCGACATGTTACTATTAAATGTAAGAAGCGTATTTTAAATTCActacaaattattttatcgtcgtcaaaattttcatttgtaCAAACAAGATAATTATACAAACCTGAGAACAATACAGTCATTATTTGTATAATAGTATAcactaaacttaaaaatatttttgaaagtgTGAAAAATCTTTCAAACTTCATAATATTGAATTCTGTACAAAATTTTGAATATCAAGCTGCTATGCGGTAAGCCTCCTTGACCGAGCTCTACAGTCTGAATTCGAAGCTGGTTCATAAATTACGATATATTCGCTTAGCCCAGATTCTGGAATGTTCCATTGAAAGACTTGATTAGATTTTAAAGGTCACTTTGAAAATGAAATTTAGCTAACTGGGCACTCAATTTATCTGACGTTTTAATTACGGTTTTCATGTCCAAGAATAtttattacgattttattatgtaaCGGTTAAAAAACCGTAAAATTTTCAACCGAGACCTAATCTAGTTTAGAGAAAGTTTAGTTTAGAGAAAGTTTAGTACGGCTACGCATTTGCTATAGATTATTGTATCTGTacctaaatatattaattaatataattactcGTATATAGTACCAATGttgtattacttatttttatgtcTATTCTTTTCCGTACAGATAATAAACTTCGACTCAGCACGCGGTGGAATCTCTCTAGTCACAGAGAAAGGTCTCAAAAGCACGAGTCGCCTTCTTGTTCAGCGTGCGAGAGGGTCCGACGCCGGAGTATACACATGTGGCCCAAACAACGCACCAGTTGCTGCTATAAGAGTTCATGTTTTATCAGGTAAACATTATTTTAGACACATTTATGTCTATAACTGATGACTTTAAGGTAGTGTCTTTAGATAAGCTCCAGAGAATTGCACTGGTGTGAACTGGTTTCTTAGAAAGCAAATGTAAGAAACTACTCTGACACCAGTCATGGCGTATGGATACATCAAAATTCAAAGCAATCCATCGCAAAAGAGTGCCTAAGTAAGAGGTCACTCAATAATAGCTATTAATACACACTACACTATCACAATCTTTTGTAAACGTTCGTATACAAAAGacatactatcagagaagtggattcctatgcaaatcggggacctaagtagtttggtcgcgttacgtcaaacccagctgacagatcacaattaacattggattgacatattcgaccaaataacgttggtgtGTCAATTGCataagaatcaacttcctcgatggatacaactgtcataatattacgtacatatttatttcaaactatttatattttaatctgtgtagttaaataaataaataatacgcAATAATAGTTTAAGTTTATACACAGTAGTTAAAATACAGCAGTGAGGAAAAGGTGTCAAAAGTGTTGTACAATAtttatatcgatatcgatatgcATTTCGACACCGGCACCATGTGCCACGTACAAGCGAGCTACATGAGCGaaccataaaatatttacacgctTTCAGGTGAACATCCCGCCGCCATGCAACAAAGCTGCGCTACGTCGTATTTGGACGTTTCGGTGTCGATACTTTGTTTCCTATCGCTCCTTACAACGATTGTTAGTGATGTGCATTATGGCACGTGAATGATGGAGGCTTTATATAGTCTAAGTTAGTGATGTAAAGTTGTGGATGATATcgataattttgtaaatattttatgtaaaatacttttataactAGGCATTgtcattatataaatattaaaatttaaataaatccaacataaatataattttctgttcagtaaaaaatacaaacaaaaactttaataccaataattaatattatattattacgaaacattcacttattaaaattattaaggaAACAAAAAACGTTTCTTTCTTTTGCTTTTGACGAGTATTTTATGTTGAAAAATGCGGTGTAACAACTAATAAGATTGGACAGCAGAAAATTGGTTTACAACACTGATTTAGAAAACACGTCGTCAACAAAAATGATTTTCTTATCCATGCCAGCCTATAAAATAGCAGTTTGTTTTTAAGCCAATTtcgttttatatttttgcatgtaAATTTAGAAGCAAGGCTTGTTATGAAGGTTTTTTCACGTTTTAATAAACGTGTCTCACGTCATCtaagatttatttattacattcaaAATAATTCTGTTATTTTTGTTATCTTTGTAGTAATTCTCGATTTaaaagtaacaatattattgtttgtaaaaattgatcacaatattatgatcacataaattattgtactatcagagaatacTTATACGTTACGaatagttttatacgtgggagagccgtgcttcggcatgaatgggccagctcgaccggagaaataccacgttctcacagaaaaccggcctgaGAGAGCGCTTTCGCTTCCCcgaccctattaccttccctaccctcccttattcccttcctttccctccctaccctctcccattcccttcccttccccccctattaccctattccctcttaaaaggccggcaacgcacctgcagctcttctgatgatgcgagtgtccatgggcgacggaagttgctttccatcaggtgacccgtttgctcgtttgcccccttatttcattaaaaaaagaggttgattcctaggcagattgtGGACCTTAGTCAAGATCTAGTTATTTCACCTCACTAAATTTAGACGTCCTTATTAGGATCCTAAAAACAagactaattagaagcttctgATTCCACCAATCAGAAGCCACATTTCTTCTAATGCTTATTAGGATCTTTGCTTTCTAAATGCTAtttcacttgactaaatttagttactgAATCAATTTAGACGTTTAAATTTAGTAAAGGATAAGCCCTTAATTTGGTCGCGTGAAGTCAACCCATCCGACcgtcacagctaacattgaattaaaaTAAGCCAACCGAATAAGGTCCCTCAAgcgcctaggaatcaatttcctcgatggtactttacttattttagtACTCTAAAAGCTACTATAATCAGGTATTCATTGTTACTTAGTGTCAGTCTTCTAGTAACTCATGACTCGCATTTACTTATCATtgtatcatcgaggaaatttattcctaggcagttgacagatcattaacgtcatttggtcggatcatgttaaatcaatgttaattgtgatctgtcagctgggtttgacgtaacgcgaccaaactacgtaggtccctcatctgcctCGGCATCAAATTCTCTGACAGTACATTTTTGAAACCTATGTTAAGTTATagcattaagaggattccacaccgccattttttccatacaaacgttgtcccctgtttcctccctggataatgctagtagagttataatttttttcctgaatatctacggccactaatacaatgtccctatgttttcttttttttcataatttaattattaaataagatatgaacgttcaaaaacccaaaaaaatggccagattttccactgtgttcaaacgtccagaaaacagatttggatagattatacaagaaaagcaaaacataggaacacagctcaagccttttttaaatctttaatgaaaaaagtacttaaatcggttaagttttggagaaggaatcaggggacaacgaatcgttgattttctggattttctgcagttgtctctatcgcgttctgcggtataggcttgaggtaagggagacagctatagatattacacgtacttttttttcatttctctagccgctgtggtatcctcttaagggccaacccacacgtaccacaaccacaccacgtcgcaacgacaaaatgccgtcaagcaatacgtgtgaatggtgtcgctgcagctttttgtagttgcgttgtggtaccgacaaaatttcgacgtggttgcgttgtcgccagtagttgcgatatggttacgtacgaaagtcaatggaacggagggggggaagagcgcgggcagTGTGCGCGCACGCCgagttgtggttgcgatgtggtcggccgtggttgcgatgtCGTTATCACACAcgcggtcgacaacgactgtaaaatgtggtacgtgtgaacagttcagttcagttcatttacaaattataatacgaattatacgcccgaccacgtggtgtggttatGGGACGTGTGGGTTTGCCCTAAGAGATAAGTGACAGACCAAagctttttgtaaataaaactagttaaaaataaatattaagtaaaaaaaaattgtaaatattttaaatttctttgtaAGCGAATTGACGTAACtactttaaaaacatttaaatattatgcaatttggaaatagaaataaatcaatttttaataaattattctttaCAGTATAATAACGTCttccatttattttattttacatttta
This genomic window from Aricia agestis chromosome 2, ilAriAges1.1, whole genome shotgun sequence contains:
- the LOC121738846 gene encoding hemicentin-1-like, with the protein product MGQAASGVRSALWLSFLHGCLFLIAGHGTDAPLDKTTMDISSRKFRSEYLQEWQGSADAPFFDPTTPRNITGLVGHPVRLLCRVKNLQNRTVSWVRHRDIHLLTVGRYTYTSDQRFEAQHKPRSEEWALRIRSPQRRDSGQYECQISTTPPVGHAVFLSIVEPETSISSGAELFIQAGSTINLTCTVQHTPEPPSSITWSHGDQIINFDSARGGISLVTEKGLKSTSRLLVQRARGSDAGVYTCGPNNAPVAAIRVHVLSGEHPAAMQQSCATSYLDVSVSILCFLSLLTTIVSDVHYGT